In one window of Camelina sativa cultivar DH55 chromosome 15, Cs, whole genome shotgun sequence DNA:
- the LOC104744708 gene encoding receptor-like protein 12 isoform X2, whose product MSLIPVTFFFFSHFLFFYNSRDVFAVTNRNLCHPKQRDALLEFKNKFNIKKPCFGCPGPPKTNSWGNSSDCCRWEGITCDAKSGEVIELDLMCSCLHGWFHSNSNLSMLQNFPFLTTLDLSYNHLSGQIPSSFGNLSQLTSLYLSGNYFSGLIPSSLGNLFHLTSLRLYGNNLVGEIPSSLGNLSYLTFLDLSTNNFVGEIPSSFGSLNQLSILRVDNNKLSGNLPLGLINLTMLSELSLFHNQFTGTLPPNLTSLSILESFSANGNNFVGTIPSSLFTLPFITLIFLENNQFSGTLEFGNISSPSNLLVLQLGGNNLRGPIPRSISRLVNLRTLDLSHFNIQGPVDFNILSHLKLLGNLYLSHSNTTTTIDLNAVLSTFKMLISLDLSGNHVLVTNKSSVPDHPSQLIVSLNLSRCGITEFPEVLRMQRQMRTLDISNNKIKGQVPSWLLLQLEYMYISNNNFIGFERSTKPEKSFASKPSMKHLLGSNNNFSGDIPSFICSLRSLIILDLSNNDFSGSIPRCMGKFMSTLSDLNLRRNRLSGSLPKNIIKSLRSLDVSHNELEGKLPRSLIHFSTLEVLNVERNRIKDTFPFWLSSLKKLHVLVLRSNAFHGRIHQTRFPKLRIMDISRNQFNGTLPSDCFVDWTAMSSLEKDEDRFNEKYLGSGYYHDSMVLTNKGVEMELVRILKIYTALDFSENKFEGEIPKSIGLLKELQVLNLSSNDFTGHIPSSMGNLRELESLDVSRNKLSGAIPQELGNLSYLAYMNFSHNQLGGLVPGGTQFRRQKCSSFEDNPGLYGPSLDEVCVDIHAPTPQEHEQPESEEEDEEMMFSWLAAAIGLGPGIAFGLMIGYILVCYKPQWFMNHFQRNKHRSRRRRSTTRSTPLKKEPY is encoded by the exons ATGAGTCTCATTCctgttacttttttctttttttctcacttcttgTTCTTTTATAATTCTCGAGATGTTTTTGCTGTTACTAATAGAAACTTATGTCATCCTAAACAAAGGGATGCACTTCTTGAGTTCAAGAACAAGTTTAATATTAAGAAGCCTTGTTTTGGTTGTCCAGGTCCTCCGAAGACGAATTCATGGGGGAATAGCAGCGACTGTTGTCGTTGGGAAGGTATTACTTGCGATGCTAAGTCCGGGGAAGTAATCGAGCTAGACCTTATGTGCAGCTGCCTCCATGGCTGGTTTCATTCCAATAGTAATCTTTCTATGCTTCAAAACTTTCCTTTTCTAACCACTCTAGACCTTTCATATAATCATTTGAGTGGTCAAATCCCATCTTCGTTTGGAAACCTTTCTCAACTCACCTCTCTCTACCTTTCTGGAAACTACTTCAGtggtttgattccttcttcactTGGAAACCTTTTTCACCTCACCTCTCTACGCCTCTATGGTAACAATCTTGTTGGTGAAATCCCATCTTCACTTGGAAATCTGTCGTATCTCACTTTTCTCGACCTTTCTACTAACAATTTTGTTGGTGAAATCCCATCTTCTTTTGGGAGTTTGAACCAGTTGTCTATCTTACGTGTTGATAATAATAAGTTAAGTGGTAACCTCCCACTTGGACTAATCAATCTTACAATGTTGTCTGAGTTATCACTCTTTCACAATCAGTTCACAGGCACCCTTCCTCCTAACCTCACTTCACTCTCCATCTTGGAGTCCTTTTCGGCAAATGGAAACAATTTCGTTGGAACcatcccttcttctctcttcacccTTCCTTTTATAactcttatttttttggaaaataaccAATTCAGCGGGACTCTTGAGTTTGGGAATATATCTTCACCGTCTAATTTACTAGTGTTACAACTTGGCGGTAACAACTTGAGAGGTCCAATCCCTAGATCTATCTCTAGATTAGTCAACCTTAGGACACTTGACCTTTCCCATTTCAACATCCAAGGCCCAGTTGACTTTAATATCCTCTCGCATCTCAAGTTGCTTGGAAATCTTTACCTATCCCATTCAAACACCACCACTACAATTGACTTGAATGCAGTCTTATCAACTTTCAAGATGCTCATCTCATTGGATCTCTCAGGTAACCATGTTTTAGTCACAAACAAAAGTTCAGTTCCTGACCATCCTTCGCAATTGATAGTCTCTTTGAACTTGTCAAGATGTGGTATCACCGAGTTTCCGGAGGTCTTAAGAATGCAACGCCAAATGAGGACGTTAGAcatttccaacaacaaaatcaaaggcCAAGTGCCTAGCTGGTTACTACTACAGTTGGAGTACATGTATATTTCCAACAACAATTTCATCGGTTTCGAAAGATCAACGAAACCTGAAAAATCATTTGCCTCGAAACCATCTATGAAGCACTTGTTAGGCTCCAACAACAATTTCAGTGGAGATATTCCATCTTTCATATGCTCGTTACGCTCTCTAATCATTCTCGATTTATCTAACAACGACTTCAGTGGTTCAATACCTCGTTGCATGGGAAAATTCATGAGTACTCTATCAGATCTAAACCTACGTCGGAATCGTCTAAGTGGAAGTCTTCCaaagaatataattaaaagtttaaggTCGCTTGATGTGAGTCATAACGAACTGGAGGGAAAGCTTCCAAGATCTTTGATCCATTTCTCTACTCTTGAAGTTCTAAATGTGGAAAGAAACAGAATCAAAGACACGTTTCCGTTCTGGTTGAGTTCACTAAAAAAGCTGCATGTTCTTGTCTTACGCTCCAATGCATTTCACGGGCGGATACACCAGACTCGGTTTCCTAAGTTGCGAATCATGGACATATCCCGTAATCAGTTCAATGGAACATTGCCATCAGATTGCTTTGTAGACTGGACTGCAATGTCGTCTCTTGAAAAAGATGAAGATCGatttaatgaaaaatacttGGGATCAGGCTATTACCATGATTCAATGGTTTTGACGAACAAAGGTGTTGAGATGGAGCTGGTACGTATCCTAAAAATCTACACAGCTCTCGACTTTTctgaaaacaaatttgaaggaGAGATTCCAAAATCTATCGGTTTATTAAAAGAGCTTCAAGTTCTTAACTTGTCAAGCAATGATTTCACCGGCCATATCCCATCATCTATGGGGAACCTGAGAGAGCTAGAGTCACTGGACGTTTCTCGAAACAAGCTTTCAGGAGCAATTCCACAAGAACTAGGGAACCTCTCGTACCTTGCATACATGAACTTCTCTCACAACCAGCTTGGAGGTCTAGTACCAGGGGGAACTCAGTTTCGTAGGCAAAAATGCTCTTCTTTCGAGGACAATCCCGGACTTTATGGCCCTTCACTTGACGAAGTTTGTGTTGATATCCATGCACCAACACCACAAGAACATGAACAGCCGGagtcagaggaagaagacgaagagatgaTGTTCAGTTGGCTAGCAGCTGCAATAGGACTAGGACCTGGTATTGCCTTTGGATTGATGATTGGATACATCTTGGTTTGCTACAAACCACAGTGGTTCATGAACCATTTTCAACGAAACAAAcacagaagcagaagaagaagaagcaccacAAGGTCTACACCGCTTAAAAAAGAG CCTTATTAA
- the LOC104744707 gene encoding receptor-like protein 12 translates to MLPSVPFFSLLFLFISLMKGSWNSTTIIVPFTLFSLIFLFIFNFRDVFGVPTEHLCHPEQRDALLELKKEFEIKKPCSDGALPLKAESWANHSDCCYWEGITCNPKSGEVIELDLSRGCLQGRFHSNTSLFKVQNLRFLTTFDLSYNYFSGHIPSSIEKFSHLTTLDLSKNYFSGSIPSSLGNLSHLTFLDLSGNEFVGQMPYFGNMNQLTYLNVDSNELTGTFPLPLLNLTKLSDLSLSRNLFTGTLPSNISLLSNLEYFEAWGNAFTGSLPSSLFTIPSLTSVNLRNNQLNGVLDFGNISSPSTTLTVLDISNNNFIGPIPRSISNFINLQDLDLSYLNTQGPVDFSIFMNLKSLLLLNLSHLNTTTTIDLNALLSSQLNSIYSMDLSGNHVSATTKTSIAHHHQMISQLYLSGCGITKFPELLRSQDNLTNLDISNNKIKGQVPGWLWTLPNLIFVDLSNNTFSGFEGSTELITTKPSMQYLVGSKNNFTGNIPSFICALRSLITLDLSDNNLNGSIPHCMGNLKSTLLFLNLRQNRLGGGLPKNIFKSLRSLDVGHNQLVGKLPRSFIHLSTLEVLNVENNRLNDTFPSWLSSLKKLQVLVLRSNAFHGPIHHASFRTLRIIDLSRNHFNGTLPSNYFVNWNAMTSLGGNEDRSKEKYLGDSFRYYHDSMVLTNKGVEMELVRILKIYTALDFSENRFEGEIPRSIGLLKELHVLNLSSNGFTGHIPSSMGNLRELESLDVSQNKLSGAIPQELGNLSYLAYMNFSHNQLGGLVPGGTQFRRQKCSSFKENLGLYGPSLDEVCVDIHAPTPQQHEQPELEEEDEEMMFSWIAAAIGLGPGIAFGLTIGYILVCYKPQWVTNPFQRKKHRSRRRSTTRSTPLKKEPY, encoded by the exons ATGTTACCCTCAGTTCCATTTTTTtctctgctttttcttttcattagtTTAATGAAAGGCTCTTGGAACTCCACGACTATCATCGTTccttttactctgttttctctgatcttcttattcatttttaattttcgaGATGTGTTTGGGGTTCCTACTGAACACTTGTGTCATCCCGAACAGAGGGATGCACTTTTGGAGCTCAAGAAGGAGTTTGAGATCAAGAAGCCTTGTTCTGACGGCGCTCTTCCTCTGAAGGCAGAGTCATGGGCCAATCACAGTGACTGTTGTTATTGGGAAGGTATTACGTGCAATCCCAAGTCCGGGGAAGTGATCGAGCTAGACCTTAGTCGTGGTTGCCTCCAAGGCCGGTTTCATTCTAATACCAGTCTCTTTAAAGTTCAAAATCTTCGTTTTCTAACCACTTTCGAcctttcatataattatttcagTGGCCATATCCCATCTTCTATTGAAAAATTTTCTCATCTCACCACTCTCGAcctttctaaaaattatttcaGTGGTTCGATCCCTTCTTCGCTCGGAAATCTTTCACACCTCACTTTTCTCGACCTTTCTGGTAATGAGTTCGTTGGTCAGATGCCATATTTTGGCAATATGAACCAGTTGACCTACTTAAACGTTGATTCCAATGAACTTACTGGTACCTTCCCCCTTCCTTTACTCAATCTGACAAAGCTGTCGGACTTATCACTCTCCCGCAATCTGTTCACGGGAACGCTTCCTTCTAACATAAGCTTACTCTCTAACTTGGAGTACTTTGAGGCATGGGGCAACGCTTTTACTGGATCTCTCCCTTCGTCTCTCTTCACTATTCCTTCTTTGACGTCTGTTAATTTGAGAAATAACCAACTCAACGGCGTTCTTGACTTTGGGAATATATCTTCACCATCTACTACACTAACAGTGTTAGACATTAGCAATAACAACTTCATAGGGCCAATCCCAAGATCTATTTCCAACTTTATAAACCTTCAGGACCTCGACCTTTCTTATCTCAACACCCAAGGCCCGGTTGATTTTAGTATCTTCATGAATCTGAAGTCGCTCCTACTTCTTAACTTATCTCATTTGAACACCACTACAACGATTGACTTGAATGCACTCTTATCCTCGCAGCTCAACTCAATCTATTCAATGGATCTCTCAGGCAACCATGTTTCAGCTACAACCAAAACTTCAATTGCACATCACCATCAAATGATTAGTCAGTTGTACTTGTCAGGATGCGGCATCACTAAGTTCCCGGAACTCTTAAGGAGCCAAGACAATTTGACCAATCTAGAcatttccaacaacaaaatcaaaggtcAAGTCCCTGGCTGGCTATGGACTCTACCAAATTTGATATTCGTGGATCTTTCCAACAACACTTTTAGTGGTTTTGAAGGATCAACGGAACTTATCACCACCAAACCATCTATGCAGTACTTGGTTGGCTCCAAAAACAATTTCACAGGAAATATTCCTTCTTTCATATGCGCTTTGCGCTCTCTAATCACTCTTGATTTATCTGACAATAACCTCAATGGTTCCATCCCTCATTGTATGGGAAATCTCAAGAGTACTCTTTTGTTTCTAAACCTTCGTCAGAACCGTCTTGGTGGAGGTCTTCcaaagaatatatttaaaagtctAAGGTCACTTGACGTCGGTCATAACCAACTGGTGGGAAAACTTCCTAGATCTTTCATCCATCTCTCTACTCTTGAAGTTCTGAATGTGGAAAACAACAGACTCAACGACACGTTTCCGTCATGGTTGTCTTCTCTTAAAAAACTACAAGTTCTTGTCTTACGCTCCAATGCATTTCACGGACCGATACATCATGCCTCCTTTCGTACTTTGCGAATCATCGACTTATCTCGTAATCACTTCAATGGAACTTTGCCGTCAAACTACTTTGTGAACTGGAATGCTATGACATCACTTGGTGGAAACGAAGATCGATCTAAAGAAAAGTACTTGGGAGATTCTTTCCGATACTACCATGATTCAATGGTTTTGACGAACAAAGGTGTTGAGATGGAGCTGGTACGTATCCTTAAAATCTACACAGCTCTCGACTTTTCTGAAAACAGATTTGAAGGAGAGATTCCAAGATCCATCGGTCTATTAAAAGAGCTTCATGTTCTTAACTTGTCAAGCAATGGTTTCACCGGCCACATCCCATCATCTATGGGGAACCTGAGAGAGCTAGAGTCACTGGACGTTTCTCAAAACAAGCTTTCAGGAGCAATTCCACAAGAACTAGGGAACCTCTCGTACCTTGCCTACATGAACTTCTCTCACAACCAGCTTGGAGGTCTAGTACCAGGGGGAACTCAGTTTCGTAGGCAAAAATGCTCTTCTTTCAAGGAAAATCTTGGACTTTATGGTCCTTCACTTGATGAAGTTTGTGTAGATATTCATGCACCAACACCACAACAACATGAACAGCCGGAgttagaggaagaagacgaagagatgaTGTTCAGTTGGATAGCAGCTGCAATAGGATTAGGACCTGGTATTGCCTTTGGATTGACTATTGGATACATTTTGGTTTGCTACAAACCACAGTGGGTCACGAACCCTTTTCAACGAAAGAAAcacagaagcagaagaagaagcaccacAAGGTCTACACCGCTTAAAAAAGAG CCTTATTAA
- the LOC104744708 gene encoding receptor-like protein 12 isoform X1, with protein MSLIPVTFFFFSHFLFFYNSRDVFAVTNRNLCHPKQRDALLEFKNKFNIKKPCFGCPGPPKTNSWGNSSDCCRWEGITCDAKSGEVIELDLMCSCLHGWFHSNSNLSMLQNFPFLTTLDLSYNHLSGQIPSSFGNLSQLTSLYLSGNYFSGLIPSSLGNLFHLTSLRLYGNNLVGEIPSSLGNLSYLTFLDLSTNNFVGEIPSSFGSLNQLSILRVDNNKLSGNLPLGLINLTMLSELSLFHNQFTGTLPPNLTSLSILESFSANGNNFVGTIPSSLFTLPFITLIFLENNQFSGTLEFGNISSPSNLLVLQLGGNNLRGPIPRSISRLVNLRTLDLSHFNIQGPVDFNILSHLKLLGNLYLSHSNTTTTIDLNAVLSTFKMLISLDLSGNHVLVTNKSSVPDHPSQLIVSLNLSRCGITEFPEVLRMQRQMRTLDISNNKIKGQVPSWLLLQLEYMYISNNNFIGFERSTKPEKSFASKPSMKHLLGSNNNFSGDIPSFICSLRSLIILDLSNNDFSGSIPRCMGKFMSTLSDLNLRRNRLSGSLPKNIIKSLRSLDVSHNELEGKLPRSLIHFSTLEVLNVERNRIKDTFPFWLSSLKKLHVLVLRSNAFHGRIHQTRFPKLRIMDISRNQFNGTLPSDCFVDWTAMSSLEKDEDRFNEKYLGSGYYHDSMVLTNKGVEMELVRILKIYTALDFSENKFEGEIPKSIGLLKELQVLNLSSNDFTGHIPSSMGNLRELESLDVSRNKLSGAIPQELGNLSYLAYMNFSHNQLGGLVPGGTQFRRQKCSSFEDNPGLYGPSLDEVCVDIHAPTPQEHEQPESEEEDEEMMFSWLAAAIGLGPGIAFGLMIGYILVCYKPQWFMNHFQRNKHRSRRRRSTTSLIKSKPKKTMKQPNRNQ; from the exons ATGAGTCTCATTCctgttacttttttctttttttctcacttcttgTTCTTTTATAATTCTCGAGATGTTTTTGCTGTTACTAATAGAAACTTATGTCATCCTAAACAAAGGGATGCACTTCTTGAGTTCAAGAACAAGTTTAATATTAAGAAGCCTTGTTTTGGTTGTCCAGGTCCTCCGAAGACGAATTCATGGGGGAATAGCAGCGACTGTTGTCGTTGGGAAGGTATTACTTGCGATGCTAAGTCCGGGGAAGTAATCGAGCTAGACCTTATGTGCAGCTGCCTCCATGGCTGGTTTCATTCCAATAGTAATCTTTCTATGCTTCAAAACTTTCCTTTTCTAACCACTCTAGACCTTTCATATAATCATTTGAGTGGTCAAATCCCATCTTCGTTTGGAAACCTTTCTCAACTCACCTCTCTCTACCTTTCTGGAAACTACTTCAGtggtttgattccttcttcactTGGAAACCTTTTTCACCTCACCTCTCTACGCCTCTATGGTAACAATCTTGTTGGTGAAATCCCATCTTCACTTGGAAATCTGTCGTATCTCACTTTTCTCGACCTTTCTACTAACAATTTTGTTGGTGAAATCCCATCTTCTTTTGGGAGTTTGAACCAGTTGTCTATCTTACGTGTTGATAATAATAAGTTAAGTGGTAACCTCCCACTTGGACTAATCAATCTTACAATGTTGTCTGAGTTATCACTCTTTCACAATCAGTTCACAGGCACCCTTCCTCCTAACCTCACTTCACTCTCCATCTTGGAGTCCTTTTCGGCAAATGGAAACAATTTCGTTGGAACcatcccttcttctctcttcacccTTCCTTTTATAactcttatttttttggaaaataaccAATTCAGCGGGACTCTTGAGTTTGGGAATATATCTTCACCGTCTAATTTACTAGTGTTACAACTTGGCGGTAACAACTTGAGAGGTCCAATCCCTAGATCTATCTCTAGATTAGTCAACCTTAGGACACTTGACCTTTCCCATTTCAACATCCAAGGCCCAGTTGACTTTAATATCCTCTCGCATCTCAAGTTGCTTGGAAATCTTTACCTATCCCATTCAAACACCACCACTACAATTGACTTGAATGCAGTCTTATCAACTTTCAAGATGCTCATCTCATTGGATCTCTCAGGTAACCATGTTTTAGTCACAAACAAAAGTTCAGTTCCTGACCATCCTTCGCAATTGATAGTCTCTTTGAACTTGTCAAGATGTGGTATCACCGAGTTTCCGGAGGTCTTAAGAATGCAACGCCAAATGAGGACGTTAGAcatttccaacaacaaaatcaaaggcCAAGTGCCTAGCTGGTTACTACTACAGTTGGAGTACATGTATATTTCCAACAACAATTTCATCGGTTTCGAAAGATCAACGAAACCTGAAAAATCATTTGCCTCGAAACCATCTATGAAGCACTTGTTAGGCTCCAACAACAATTTCAGTGGAGATATTCCATCTTTCATATGCTCGTTACGCTCTCTAATCATTCTCGATTTATCTAACAACGACTTCAGTGGTTCAATACCTCGTTGCATGGGAAAATTCATGAGTACTCTATCAGATCTAAACCTACGTCGGAATCGTCTAAGTGGAAGTCTTCCaaagaatataattaaaagtttaaggTCGCTTGATGTGAGTCATAACGAACTGGAGGGAAAGCTTCCAAGATCTTTGATCCATTTCTCTACTCTTGAAGTTCTAAATGTGGAAAGAAACAGAATCAAAGACACGTTTCCGTTCTGGTTGAGTTCACTAAAAAAGCTGCATGTTCTTGTCTTACGCTCCAATGCATTTCACGGGCGGATACACCAGACTCGGTTTCCTAAGTTGCGAATCATGGACATATCCCGTAATCAGTTCAATGGAACATTGCCATCAGATTGCTTTGTAGACTGGACTGCAATGTCGTCTCTTGAAAAAGATGAAGATCGatttaatgaaaaatacttGGGATCAGGCTATTACCATGATTCAATGGTTTTGACGAACAAAGGTGTTGAGATGGAGCTGGTACGTATCCTAAAAATCTACACAGCTCTCGACTTTTctgaaaacaaatttgaaggaGAGATTCCAAAATCTATCGGTTTATTAAAAGAGCTTCAAGTTCTTAACTTGTCAAGCAATGATTTCACCGGCCATATCCCATCATCTATGGGGAACCTGAGAGAGCTAGAGTCACTGGACGTTTCTCGAAACAAGCTTTCAGGAGCAATTCCACAAGAACTAGGGAACCTCTCGTACCTTGCATACATGAACTTCTCTCACAACCAGCTTGGAGGTCTAGTACCAGGGGGAACTCAGTTTCGTAGGCAAAAATGCTCTTCTTTCGAGGACAATCCCGGACTTTATGGCCCTTCACTTGACGAAGTTTGTGTTGATATCCATGCACCAACACCACAAGAACATGAACAGCCGGagtcagaggaagaagacgaagagatgaTGTTCAGTTGGCTAGCAGCTGCAATAGGACTAGGACCTGGTATTGCCTTTGGATTGATGATTGGATACATCTTGGTTTGCTACAAACCACAGTGGTTCATGAACCATTTTCAACGAAACAAAcacagaagcagaagaagaagaagcaccacAAG CCTTATTAAATCCAAGCCGAAGAAGACAATGAAGCAACCCAATCGCAATCAGTAA